One genomic region from Nostoc sphaeroides encodes:
- the ssuD gene encoding FMNH2-dependent alkanesulfonate monooxygenase, with the protein MQILWFIPTGSHDGRYLGTDIGSRIATPDYLQQIAQAVDNLGYTGALLPTGSSCEDAWITAAAFISVTKQMKFLVAIRPGITSPGAAARMAATFDRISKGRLLINVVTGGDPVQLAGDGLHLSHDDRYDLTDEFLTVWRGIVSGETVDFKGNYLDIKGGKLLFPPVQKPYPPLWFGGSSAAAKRVAAKHIDVYLTWGEPPEQVAQKIAEVRQLAAELGRTVRFGIRLHVIVRETESAAWDAANELIKYVDEDAIASSQKDLANSDSEGQRRMSQLHSGSRKTLEISPNLWTGIGLVRGGAGTALVGDPDTVVARMLEYRNLGIETFVFSGYPHLEEAYRTAELLFPRLPLQSEPTPLTPPVVSTFSEFVTNEKLAKHLTSAS; encoded by the coding sequence ATGCAAATTCTCTGGTTTATTCCGACTGGATCTCATGACGGACGCTATTTAGGCACAGATATTGGCTCTCGTATTGCCACACCTGATTATTTGCAGCAAATTGCCCAAGCTGTGGATAATTTAGGCTACACGGGCGCATTGTTACCCACCGGGAGTTCTTGTGAAGATGCTTGGATTACGGCTGCTGCTTTCATCTCTGTTACCAAACAGATGAAATTTCTTGTAGCAATTCGTCCAGGAATTACTTCTCCAGGTGCTGCTGCACGGATGGCAGCAACATTTGACCGGATTTCTAAAGGAAGATTGTTGATTAATGTGGTGACAGGTGGAGATCCGGTGCAACTTGCTGGGGATGGCTTGCATCTTAGTCATGACGATCGCTATGATTTAACCGATGAATTTCTCACAGTTTGGCGGGGTATCGTCAGTGGGGAAACAGTGGATTTTAAAGGAAACTACCTGGATATCAAAGGTGGTAAACTCCTATTCCCACCAGTTCAAAAACCCTATCCACCCTTGTGGTTTGGTGGCTCATCTGCTGCTGCAAAGCGGGTTGCTGCTAAACATATAGATGTTTATCTGACTTGGGGTGAACCTCCAGAACAAGTAGCCCAAAAGATTGCCGAAGTTCGGCAACTGGCGGCGGAACTTGGTAGAACAGTCCGTTTTGGGATTCGCTTGCATGTAATTGTACGAGAAACCGAATCTGCGGCTTGGGATGCTGCCAATGAGCTAATTAAGTATGTAGATGAGGATGCGATCGCATCTTCTCAAAAAGACTTGGCTAATTCTGATTCTGAAGGACAACGGCGCATGAGTCAACTCCATAGTGGTAGTCGAAAAACCTTAGAGATTAGCCCCAACCTCTGGACAGGAATTGGATTAGTGCGGGGTGGTGCTGGTACAGCCCTAGTTGGAGATCCCGACACCGTTGTGGCTAGGATGCTGGAATATCGCAATTTGGGCATAGAAACTTTCGTGTTTTCTGGATATCCTCATTTAGAAGAAGCGTATCGCACTGCTGAATTATTATTTCCACGCCTACCTTTACAGAGTGAACCGACACCGCTAACTCCACCAGTCGTCAGTACTTTTAGCGAATTTGTCACTAATGAAAAACTTGCGAAACATCTAACAAGTGCTTCATGA
- a CDS encoding glycosyltransferase family 2 protein, translating into MLPKYSLIVPIYNEEEIIPELYRRLSAVMNRLDGVVELILINDGSRDRSLQLLRELHQKDSRICYLSFARNFGHQIAVTAGLNFVRGQVIIILDADLQDPPELIPDMIEKWRQGYQVVYAQRTQRLKERWFKRFTAYFFYRILKKLADVEIPTDTGDFCLMDRQIVDILNSMPERTRYIRGLRSWVGFEQTAIRFERNPRFAGEVKYTFSKSLALAINGLVSFSIVPLRLSTYLGLVAAAAAIFMALLILYWRLFLPHSPLTGFTIILMAIFFLGSVQLVSVGILGEYIGRIYEEVKARPLYTLAEVGGFYHKSSNSTSNSDKLDNLEDPTIQNLDKY; encoded by the coding sequence ATGCTACCAAAGTATTCATTGATTGTTCCAATTTATAACGAAGAAGAAATTATTCCTGAACTATACCGCAGACTGAGTGCAGTAATGAATCGGCTCGATGGTGTTGTCGAATTAATTTTAATCAATGATGGTAGCCGCGATCGCTCCTTACAACTACTACGAGAACTCCATCAAAAAGATTCGCGCATTTGCTATCTGAGCTTTGCTCGTAACTTTGGTCATCAAATTGCAGTTACGGCTGGTCTGAATTTTGTCCGGGGTCAAGTTATCATCATCCTTGATGCTGACTTACAAGATCCACCAGAACTAATCCCCGACATGATTGAAAAATGGCGACAGGGCTATCAAGTCGTCTACGCTCAACGGACTCAACGCCTCAAGGAAAGATGGTTTAAGCGTTTTACTGCCTACTTTTTTTATCGCATCCTCAAAAAGCTTGCAGATGTAGAGATTCCTACTGATACTGGTGATTTTTGTTTAATGGATCGGCAGATCGTAGATATTCTCAATTCTATGCCAGAACGCACCCGCTACATCCGTGGTCTGCGTTCTTGGGTTGGTTTTGAGCAAACAGCAATTCGGTTCGAGCGCAACCCCCGCTTTGCTGGGGAAGTTAAATACACTTTCAGCAAATCTTTAGCACTTGCCATTAATGGTCTAGTATCCTTTTCAATAGTGCCACTGCGGTTATCAACCTACTTAGGGTTAGTAGCGGCGGCGGCGGCCATCTTCATGGCTTTATTAATCTTGTATTGGCGGCTTTTTCTCCCCCATTCGCCTTTAACCGGGTTTACGATTATTTTGATGGCAATTTTCTTTCTCGGATCTGTGCAGTTAGTCAGTGTGGGCATCTTAGGCGAATATATAGGGCGCATCTATGAAGAAGTTAAAGCTAGGCCCCTCTATACTTTGGCAGAGGTAGGTGGTTTTTATCACAAGTCCTCCAACTCAACGAGCAATTCTGACAAACTAGATAATTTAGAAGATCCTACTATTCAAAATCTAGACAAGTATTGA
- a CDS encoding glycerol-3-phosphate acyltransferase produces the protein MFEPWGVLVILIACPLLGGLPLIAWISYALTGKQLSQVGTKNISVSAAFYHGGKFVGILAVLSEALKGVAAVLLSRVFFPEGSSWELLALIALVIGRYWIGRGAGTTNVVWGFVVHDPLVAIFVSFFAGITFTILQSRKVVKFGVLLLFPLFVMILHLGDYPRILAAVALAGLMGWIYTKIPDDMNLPAQEAQTESQGMLEFLRGDVYDGLRQRAMVSLDEELDAAIVGEKAATLSQIKRWGYPVPKGWVLAPIDNPQVLTEFLQPSELSPLVVRSSAIGEDSQQASAAGQYETVLNVTSPEALQSAIAQVQASYNQPSAVQYRRDRGLKDTAMAVLIQQQVQSVYSGVAFSRDPITQQGDAIIIEALPGSPTQVVSGKVTPEQYRAFVIETENSSSVQLEGQGRVPQALIKQVAYLAHRLEKRYHGTPQDIEWSYDGQTLWVLQSRPITTLLPIWTRKIAAEVIPGVIHPLTWSINRPLTCGVWGDFFTLVLGDRALGLDFTETATLHYSRAYFNASLLGDIFLRMGLPPESLEFLTRGAKLSKPSLQSTLQNLPGLGKLLRRELSLEKDFKQDYHKRFIPGLSQLAQEDIDNWEPAKLLIRIDFILELLRHGTYYSILAPLSAALRQGIFRVKDGQIDHSVTPEVAALRSLSAIATDAKQVLLEFEPQQVFEQLKQTPEGEKILREFDELLQDYGYLSEVGTDISVPTWRENPQMIKQMFVQLMQGNEPQSGAKDAINSIFAGKRKRGFVQRRVDIKGRVTEVYSRLLAELRWSFVALEKIWLKSGLLKKTGDIFFLEFDEVRRLIVGDDSRLIQELDELVESRRSQFAQDSEIIQIPLLVYGNTPPHPLAPSALYSDQILQGIGASQGQAEGRVKVLRNLQDVPEIDRDTILVVPYTDSGWAPLLLKAGGLIAEAGGRLSHGAIVAREYGIPAVMDVHGATWLLQDGQRVRIDGSRGIVELSNDLRP, from the coding sequence ATGTTTGAACCTTGGGGTGTCTTAGTTATTTTAATTGCCTGCCCCCTATTGGGCGGATTACCCCTGATTGCATGGATCTCTTACGCGCTAACAGGCAAGCAATTATCACAAGTTGGTACAAAAAACATTAGTGTATCAGCTGCCTTTTATCATGGCGGTAAGTTTGTCGGAATTCTGGCAGTATTGTCAGAAGCTTTGAAAGGAGTTGCAGCAGTCTTACTCAGTCGGGTTTTTTTCCCAGAGGGATCGTCTTGGGAATTGCTCGCCCTGATCGCTCTGGTAATAGGTAGATACTGGATAGGTAGAGGGGCAGGTACGACAAATGTTGTCTGGGGATTTGTCGTACATGATCCACTGGTTGCAATATTTGTATCCTTCTTTGCAGGTATTACTTTTACAATTCTGCAATCGAGAAAGGTAGTAAAATTTGGGGTTTTGCTTCTCTTTCCTCTGTTTGTGATGATTCTGCACCTTGGCGATTATCCCAGAATACTTGCTGCTGTTGCTTTAGCTGGTTTAATGGGCTGGATTTATACTAAAATTCCTGATGATATGAATCTGCCAGCCCAAGAGGCACAAACAGAATCGCAAGGGATGTTAGAATTTTTACGCGGCGATGTCTACGACGGGCTACGCCAACGCGCGATGGTTTCTTTAGATGAAGAGTTGGATGCTGCCATTGTCGGAGAAAAGGCGGCTACATTATCTCAAATTAAGCGCTGGGGTTATCCAGTCCCTAAGGGATGGGTACTAGCCCCAATCGACAATCCCCAAGTGTTGACAGAATTTCTCCAACCATCAGAATTATCTCCCTTGGTGGTACGTTCTTCTGCCATTGGAGAAGATTCACAACAGGCTTCTGCGGCTGGACAGTATGAAACAGTTTTAAATGTTACCAGCCCAGAGGCATTACAGTCAGCGATCGCTCAAGTTCAAGCTTCTTACAATCAGCCATCTGCTGTCCAATATCGGCGCGATCGCGGTTTAAAGGATACAGCAATGGCTGTGTTGATTCAACAACAAGTCCAGAGTGTATATTCTGGTGTAGCTTTCAGCCGCGATCCTATTACTCAGCAAGGTGATGCGATCATCATTGAAGCCCTTCCCGGTAGCCCGACGCAAGTCGTTTCGGGAAAAGTCACACCAGAACAATATCGCGCTTTTGTCATTGAAACAGAAAATTCTTCCTCTGTGCAATTAGAGGGTCAAGGACGAGTCCCCCAAGCATTAATTAAGCAAGTTGCATACTTAGCTCATCGACTCGAAAAACGTTATCATGGCACTCCTCAAGATATTGAATGGAGTTACGACGGTCAAACACTCTGGGTGTTGCAATCTCGACCGATCACTACTCTACTACCAATCTGGACACGCAAAATCGCCGCCGAAGTGATTCCCGGAGTAATTCACCCCTTAACATGGTCGATTAATCGTCCCTTAACTTGTGGAGTTTGGGGAGACTTTTTTACTCTAGTTTTGGGCGATCGCGCTTTAGGATTAGATTTTACTGAAACAGCAACTCTACACTATTCTAGAGCCTACTTTAATGCGTCCCTGTTAGGAGATATTTTTCTCCGCATGGGATTGCCACCGGAAAGTTTGGAATTTTTAACTAGAGGAGCTAAATTAAGTAAACCATCCTTACAGTCAACTTTGCAGAATTTGCCAGGACTAGGGAAGTTGCTGAGGCGGGAATTAAGTTTAGAAAAAGACTTCAAGCAGGATTATCACAAACGCTTCATTCCTGGTTTGTCGCAGTTGGCACAAGAAGATATAGATAACTGGGAACCAGCCAAGTTGCTAATCAGAATTGACTTTATTTTAGAGTTGCTGCGGCATGGGACATACTACAGTATTTTAGCTCCCTTGAGTGCTGCCCTCCGCCAGGGGATTTTTCGGGTAAAGGATGGGCAAATTGATCATAGCGTTACTCCAGAGGTGGCGGCATTGCGATCGCTCAGTGCAATAGCAACAGATGCCAAGCAAGTATTGCTTGAGTTTGAGCCACAGCAGGTATTTGAGCAATTAAAGCAAACCCCAGAGGGAGAAAAGATCCTGCGAGAATTTGACGAATTACTTCAGGATTACGGCTATTTAAGTGAAGTGGGAACAGATATTTCCGTTCCTACTTGGCGGGAAAATCCCCAGATGATTAAGCAGATGTTTGTGCAGTTAATGCAGGGGAACGAACCACAATCAGGCGCTAAAGACGCAATTAATAGCATTTTTGCTGGTAAGCGCAAACGTGGATTTGTGCAACGGCGTGTGGATATCAAGGGACGAGTTACCGAAGTTTATTCACGGCTTTTGGCTGAATTGCGGTGGAGTTTTGTCGCTTTAGAAAAAATTTGGTTAAAGTCCGGCTTACTTAAGAAAACAGGAGATATCTTTTTTCTAGAGTTTGATGAAGTGCGGCGTTTAATTGTGGGTGACGATTCTAGGTTAATTCAAGAGTTAGATGAGTTAGTGGAATCGAGGCGATCGCAATTTGCCCAAGATAGTGAGATCATTCAAATACCTCTTTTAGTCTACGGCAATACACCCCCTCACCCCTTAGCTCCCTCTGCACTTTACTCTGACCAAATTTTACAAGGGATTGGAGCCAGTCAGGGACAAGCTGAAGGCAGGGTGAAGGTGTTGCGAAATTTACAAGACGTGCCGGAGATTGATCGAGATACGATTTTGGTAGTACCTTACACAGATTCCGGCTGGGCCCCTTTGTTATTAAAGGCTGGAGGATTAATTGCCGAAGCTGGTGGGCGGCTTTCTCACGGTGCGATCGTTGCTCGTGAGTATGGGATTCCCGCAGTTATGGATGTTCACGGCGCTACATGGCTACTGCAAGATGGTCAACGGGTAAGGATTGATGGCTCTAGGGGTATTGTGGAATTATCTAACGATTTAAGACCCTAA
- a CDS encoding CHASE2 domain-containing protein, with protein sequence MISGLLEKFRAPFVKVQDSREISKSKNWLQMILVTSVGVTAFIWGVRELKWLQPWELRVYDQMLRSRPSEAPDRRILLVKITDEDLKQDKGTISDRRINQLLKKIESYQARIVGLYLFQPENNYLAANFQNQDNIFSTCLFNTLGKDEIPPPPNFPIDNVGFSNVVADNENDQILRRSLLFVHSPEKKCTTSFAFGALIAINYLDKQGIKYDFINKGDFQLGKIIFPRLQPNSGSYEHLNTDGYQILLNYRHPNSLADEVTLTQVLTGQVKPSLIKDRLVIIGTTAANFGQSSFYTPYSALPDQPPRMPALLIHAQIASQLISTVLDGRPLIWYWPDSAELIWMWGWSLLGGIIAWRWQNPLLLLVVVGTTLLGLVGICVALFLQGGWIPLVPSGLALVISSICVITYTSYQNQRQTQVIILQVEKQQEAIAQLNVLLEDKTALPDSYLDFPPPVDSPEIKSGDLLLGGRYKISQVLGAGGFGRTYLAQDTQRPGNPICVVKKLMPARQDTRFLQVARRLFDSEAEILQCLGKHHQIPELLAYFEDDQEFYLIQQYIEGHTLSEELPPVQNVQNESFVIEMLKQVLEVLEFIHQHRVIHRDIKPANIIRCAQDNRLVLIDFGAVKLMQPPSNEQTELATVAIGTRGYAPPEQFAGHPRLCSDIYALGMIAIQAITGIPPQDLHPDPETGNIMWRQTVQVSEELAAILDKMVCYHFSDRYQSATAVLQDLKRM encoded by the coding sequence GTGATTAGTGGACTATTAGAAAAATTCCGTGCGCCTTTTGTCAAAGTTCAGGATTCCCGTGAAATTTCCAAGAGCAAAAACTGGTTGCAAATGATTTTAGTTACCAGTGTAGGAGTTACCGCCTTTATCTGGGGAGTTCGGGAACTCAAATGGTTGCAGCCTTGGGAGTTGAGAGTTTATGACCAGATGTTGCGATCGCGTCCATCAGAAGCACCCGATCGGCGGATTTTGCTAGTAAAAATCACTGACGAGGATCTTAAACAAGATAAAGGGACTATATCAGATCGTAGAATCAATCAGCTATTAAAGAAAATAGAGTCTTATCAAGCGCGAATTGTTGGTTTATATCTTTTCCAACCAGAAAACAACTATTTGGCGGCTAATTTCCAAAATCAAGATAACATCTTCAGCACCTGTTTGTTCAACACCTTGGGTAAAGATGAAATCCCACCACCGCCAAACTTTCCTATAGATAATGTTGGTTTTAGCAATGTGGTTGCTGACAATGAAAACGACCAAATTCTCCGCCGCAGTTTGTTATTTGTTCACTCTCCAGAAAAAAAATGTACAACTTCATTTGCATTTGGTGCGCTTATAGCAATTAATTATCTGGATAAACAAGGCATTAAATATGACTTTATTAATAAAGGAGATTTTCAGTTAGGTAAAATTATCTTTCCGCGTTTACAACCGAATTCCGGTAGTTACGAACATCTGAATACAGATGGCTATCAAATATTATTAAATTACCGTCACCCCAACAGCCTCGCTGACGAAGTAACCCTCACACAAGTCCTCACTGGACAAGTCAAACCCAGTTTAATCAAAGACCGCCTTGTAATTATTGGCACTACAGCAGCTAATTTCGGTCAAAGTAGCTTTTATACACCCTACAGTGCTTTGCCAGATCAACCACCTAGAATGCCCGCCTTGCTAATTCATGCACAGATAGCAAGTCAACTCATTAGTACAGTATTGGATGGACGACCTCTAATTTGGTATTGGCCTGACTCGGCGGAACTTATTTGGATGTGGGGCTGGTCGCTTTTAGGTGGAATTATAGCATGGCGGTGGCAAAATCCGTTGCTGTTGCTAGTGGTGGTCGGGACAACTCTACTTGGCTTAGTAGGAATCTGCGTTGCTTTGTTTTTGCAAGGCGGATGGATACCATTAGTTCCCTCTGGACTGGCTTTGGTGATTAGTAGCATCTGTGTGATTACTTATACTAGCTACCAAAATCAGCGACAAACTCAGGTGATTATTCTGCAAGTTGAAAAACAACAAGAAGCGATCGCTCAATTAAATGTACTCTTAGAAGATAAAACAGCACTTCCCGACTCCTATCTTGATTTTCCTCCCCCAGTTGATTCACCAGAAATAAAATCAGGTGATTTGCTTTTGGGTGGACGCTACAAAATATCTCAAGTTCTCGGTGCAGGTGGATTTGGCCGCACTTATTTAGCACAGGATACTCAACGCCCAGGTAATCCGATTTGTGTAGTTAAAAAGTTAATGCCAGCCCGTCAAGATACACGATTTTTGCAAGTTGCTCGGAGGTTGTTTGATAGTGAAGCTGAAATATTACAATGTTTGGGTAAACATCATCAGATTCCCGAACTACTTGCTTATTTTGAAGATGACCAAGAATTTTATTTGATTCAACAATATATTGAGGGACATACTCTCAGTGAAGAATTACCACCTGTGCAGAATGTGCAGAATGAATCATTTGTAATCGAGATGCTCAAACAAGTTTTAGAAGTTCTAGAATTTATTCACCAGCATCGAGTTATTCATCGTGATATCAAACCGGCTAATATTATTAGATGCGCTCAAGATAATCGGCTGGTATTGATTGACTTTGGTGCTGTGAAATTGATGCAACCGCCGAGTAATGAGCAAACAGAATTAGCCACAGTAGCCATCGGAACGCGGGGTTATGCACCTCCAGAACAATTTGCTGGTCATCCGCGCTTATGCAGTGACATTTACGCTTTAGGAATGATTGCCATTCAAGCCATAACAGGGATACCACCACAAGACCTCCACCCAGATCCAGAAACAGGTAATATTATGTGGCGGCAAACAGTGCAAGTGAGCGAAGAATTAGCGGCAATTTTAGATAAAATGGTTTGTTATCATTTTAGCGATCGCTATCAATCAGCCACCGCAGTTTTACAAGATTTGAAACGTATGTAG
- a CDS encoding TVP38/TMEM64 family protein, whose protein sequence is MGTAVPLRIYLTFQNQGFQELLKGKFAKDGLYYKKSRSILVWNLKAGILVLTLSCIIATGIAVYLIGGIEPAQIQALLKSSGIWAPVIYVALYVVATMLVLPSTVLNLTGGAIFGPWLGTFWTSIAAVIAAIIAFIFTRTIGRKTVAKRLAGRWQAMDSEVRRGGLFYMFAIRLVPIMPYGLVNFVAGLTSISFKDYVLGTTLGTVPSVLPFVLLGSSGLKAVKTGDFLPLVLALGLTGTLVAGSTWYRHRRNFAKKAVESLKESDSD, encoded by the coding sequence ATGGGCACTGCTGTACCCCTACGGATATACCTCACTTTCCAAAACCAAGGTTTTCAAGAATTATTAAAAGGGAAATTTGCCAAAGATGGATTGTATTACAAAAAAAGCAGGAGTATTCTAGTGTGGAACTTGAAAGCTGGTATTTTAGTACTCACACTGAGTTGCATAATTGCAACTGGTATAGCAGTATATCTGATTGGCGGCATTGAACCAGCACAAATTCAAGCTTTGCTAAAATCTTCTGGTATCTGGGCACCTGTTATTTATGTTGCTTTGTATGTTGTGGCAACGATGTTAGTTTTGCCCTCAACAGTGCTAAATTTGACTGGAGGTGCAATTTTTGGCCCTTGGCTGGGTACTTTCTGGACTAGTATTGCAGCAGTCATTGCAGCAATAATTGCTTTTATTTTTACTCGGACTATTGGACGTAAAACAGTTGCAAAGCGACTAGCAGGACGCTGGCAAGCTATGGATTCTGAGGTGCGGCGTGGAGGGCTTTTTTATATGTTTGCCATCCGACTAGTACCAATCATGCCCTATGGCTTGGTCAACTTTGTGGCTGGACTAACTTCCATCAGCTTTAAAGATTATGTTCTAGGTACAACACTTGGTACTGTTCCTAGTGTATTACCTTTTGTATTACTAGGTAGTTCTGGTTTGAAGGCAGTCAAAACAGGCGATTTCTTGCCGCTAGTACTCGCCTTGGGCTTAACTGGAACCCTGGTAGCAGGGTCTACTTGGTATCGTCATCGTCGAAATTTTGCCAAAAAAGCTGTAGAAAGCCTTAAAGAATCAGATTCAGATTAA
- a CDS encoding D-2-hydroxyacid dehydrogenase, producing MVKLILPDHLIADIEPHLPSDIDVVEVDSEGNLDGDVSDAEVYVNGFYLKTSTHDKVLTAAPALRWQQSPSAGVNHILTPTFLQKDIILTNGAGVHAIPISEFVLAFMLYHAKNLRKLQTLQNEHTWVRGVFLEELADANLLILGTGNIGKAIASRAKAFGVTVWGSRRHPEPLPNFDKIVGADEWRSLLPAADYVVIATPLTPETRGLIDETALRSMRQSAYLINIARGAIVDEAALLTALREGWIAGAGLDTVATEPLPPESPLWSLPNAFITPHCSALSPRLRERIAQLFIDNLKRYQTGQPLRNVVDKQAGY from the coding sequence ATAGTGAAACTAATTTTACCCGATCATCTCATTGCTGATATTGAGCCACACCTACCATCTGATATAGATGTTGTGGAGGTGGATAGTGAAGGTAATCTTGATGGTGATGTCAGTGATGCAGAAGTTTATGTTAACGGATTTTACCTGAAAACCTCTACCCATGACAAAGTACTGACAGCCGCACCCGCGCTGCGTTGGCAACAGTCACCGAGTGCTGGCGTGAATCACATCCTCACACCAACTTTTTTGCAAAAAGATATTATCCTCACTAATGGTGCAGGGGTTCATGCGATTCCAATTTCGGAATTTGTACTAGCATTCATGCTCTATCACGCCAAGAATCTGCGGAAATTGCAAACTTTGCAGAATGAACACACTTGGGTAAGAGGAGTATTTCTCGAAGAGTTGGCAGACGCGAATTTATTAATTCTCGGTACTGGGAATATAGGTAAAGCGATCGCATCTCGCGCTAAAGCCTTTGGAGTCACAGTTTGGGGTAGTCGTCGCCATCCCGAACCCCTACCAAATTTTGACAAAATTGTGGGTGCTGATGAATGGCGATCGCTCCTGCCAGCAGCAGATTATGTAGTTATTGCTACACCATTAACTCCAGAAACTAGAGGCTTGATCGATGAAACTGCATTGCGCTCTATGCGTCAGTCAGCTTACTTAATTAACATTGCTCGTGGTGCGATCGTAGATGAAGCCGCATTACTCACCGCACTCCGTGAGGGATGGATTGCGGGTGCTGGATTAGACACAGTAGCTACAGAACCTCTGCCGCCGGAAAGTCCCTTGTGGTCTTTGCCAAACGCCTTTATCACCCCCCATTGTTCAGCCCTTTCGCCACGCCTCAGAGAGCGAATAGCACAACTATTTATCGACAATCTCAAACGCTACCAAACCGGTCAGCCCTTGCGAAATGTCGTAGACAAGCAAGCAGGATACTAA
- a CDS encoding RNA-guided endonuclease InsQ/TnpB family protein, which translates to MIVFEAKLEGLDEQYRALDEAIRTARFVRNSCLRYWMDNKGIGRYDLNKFCAVLAASIEFPWVANLNSMARQAHAERAWSAIARFFENCKKSKQGLKGFPKFKKEQTHGSVEYKTCGWRLSDDRRYITFSDGFKAGTFKLWGTRDLHFYQLKQFKRVRVVRRADGYYAQFCIDHERVERREPTGKTIGIDVGLTHFYTDSFGETIANPRHLRKSEKSLKRLQRRLSKTKKGSNNRIKFRNKLGLKHLKVSRQRKDFAVKTARCVVKSNDLVAYEDLQVRNMVKNHPLAKSISDVSWSLFCEWVEYFGKVFGVVTVAVPPHYTSQNCSNCGEVVKKTLSTRTHVCPHCGHTQDRDWNAARNILEKALSTAGHVGTNVSGDIDLCVGGETPPSKSGRGKRKPKE; encoded by the coding sequence ATGATCGTATTTGAGGCAAAACTTGAGGGACTAGACGAGCAGTATCGAGCGCTTGATGAAGCTATTCGTACTGCTCGTTTTGTGCGTAATAGTTGCCTGAGATACTGGATGGACAACAAGGGTATTGGACGCTATGACCTCAACAAATTCTGCGCTGTGCTTGCAGCCAGTATTGAGTTTCCTTGGGTTGCCAATCTGAACTCAATGGCAAGACAAGCACACGCCGAAAGGGCGTGGTCTGCAATCGCTCGGTTTTTTGAGAACTGCAAAAAAAGCAAACAAGGATTGAAGGGATTCCCAAAGTTCAAGAAAGAACAGACTCACGGTTCTGTAGAGTACAAAACCTGTGGGTGGCGACTTTCTGATGACCGCAGGTATATCACTTTCTCGGATGGCTTTAAAGCAGGAACTTTCAAGCTTTGGGGAACTCGTGACCTGCATTTCTATCAACTCAAACAGTTTAAGAGAGTGCGGGTTGTGCGTCGTGCGGATGGGTACTATGCCCAATTTTGCATTGACCATGAACGAGTAGAAAGGCGAGAACCAACGGGTAAAACTATTGGTATTGATGTAGGTTTGACTCACTTCTACACCGATTCTTTCGGGGAAACCATCGCCAATCCCCGACATCTTCGTAAAAGCGAGAAGTCTTTGAAACGGTTGCAACGCCGATTGTCTAAGACTAAGAAGGGTTCCAATAACAGAATTAAGTTTAGAAATAAACTTGGCTTAAAGCATCTCAAAGTAAGTCGCCAGCGTAAAGACTTTGCTGTTAAGACAGCAAGGTGCGTAGTGAAGTCTAACGACCTCGTGGCGTATGAAGATTTGCAGGTGCGAAATATGGTCAAGAATCACCCCTTGGCTAAATCGATTAGTGACGTGTCGTGGTCGCTGTTTTGTGAGTGGGTTGAGTATTTTGGTAAAGTGTTTGGCGTGGTAACTGTTGCAGTTCCACCCCACTACACCAGTCAAAATTGCTCTAACTGTGGTGAGGTTGTTAAAAAGACTCTTAGCACTAGAACTCATGTTTGTCCTCACTGTGGGCATACCCAAGATAGGGACTGGAACGCAGCAAGAAATATATTAGAAAAAGCATTGAGTACGGCGGGTCACGTCGGAACTAACGTCTCTGGAGACATCGACCTCTGCGTGGGTGGGGAAACTCCTCCAAGTAAGTCGGGTCGTGGAAAGAGAAAACCCAAAGAGTGA